A portion of the Stella humosa genome contains these proteins:
- the gmd gene encoding GDP-mannose 4,6-dehydratase yields the protein MGDKIALITGITGQDGGYLAELLLAKGYVVHGVRRRSSSFNSGRIDHLYRDPHESGVRFFLHYGDQTDSSNLIRLVQETRPDEIYNLAAQSHVGVSFETPEYTGNADGLGTLRLLEAVRLLGRTQDCRFYQASTSELYGDIQVWPQNELTPFRPRSPYGVAKLYAYWITVNYREAWGLHASNGILFNHESPTRGETFVTRKITRAVAAIATGRQDALYLGNLDAIRDWGHARDYVEGMWRMLQQPTPDDYVLATGEENSVRGFVEAAFAEVGTRIEWKGSGVEETGLDAATGRTLVRIDPGYFRPTEVPRLIGDASKARERLGWEPKIKFKELVQEMVQSDLARIGAGRDGGHS from the coding sequence ATGGGCGACAAGATTGCACTGATCACGGGCATCACGGGCCAGGACGGCGGTTACCTGGCGGAGCTGCTGCTGGCCAAGGGCTATGTGGTCCATGGCGTCCGGCGTCGGTCGTCGTCGTTCAACAGCGGGCGAATCGACCATCTCTACCGTGATCCCCACGAGTCGGGGGTTCGCTTCTTCCTGCATTACGGCGACCAGACCGACTCCAGCAACCTCATCCGCCTGGTGCAGGAAACCCGCCCGGACGAAATCTACAACCTGGCCGCCCAGAGCCATGTCGGCGTCAGCTTCGAGACGCCGGAATATACCGGCAACGCCGATGGCCTGGGCACGCTGCGGCTGCTGGAGGCGGTGCGCCTGCTCGGCCGCACCCAGGATTGCCGATTCTATCAGGCTTCCACCTCGGAACTCTATGGCGACATCCAGGTGTGGCCGCAGAACGAGCTGACGCCGTTCCGCCCGCGCAGCCCCTATGGCGTGGCCAAGCTGTACGCCTATTGGATCACCGTGAACTATCGCGAGGCCTGGGGCCTGCACGCCTCGAACGGCATCCTTTTCAACCATGAGAGCCCGACTCGCGGCGAGACCTTCGTCACCCGCAAGATCACCCGCGCCGTCGCCGCCATCGCCACCGGCCGCCAGGATGCGCTCTATCTCGGCAACCTCGACGCCATCCGCGACTGGGGCCATGCACGCGACTATGTCGAGGGGATGTGGCGGATGCTGCAGCAGCCGACGCCGGACGACTATGTGCTGGCGACCGGCGAGGAGAACAGCGTCCGCGGCTTCGTCGAGGCGGCCTTCGCCGAGGTCGGCACCCGCATCGAGTGGAAGGGCTCTGGCGTCGAGGAGACCGGCCTCGATGCCGCCACCGGCCGCACCCTGGTGCGCATCGACCCCGGCTATTTCCGCCCGACCGAGGTGCCGCGCCTGATCGGCGACGCCAGCAAGGCGCGCGAGCGGCTGGGTTGGGAGCCCAAGATCAAGTTCAAGGAGCTGGTGCAGGAGATGGTGCAGTCCGACCTGGCGCGGATCGGCGCCGGACGGGATGGCGGCCATAGCTGA